The Planctomycetia bacterium genome window below encodes:
- a CDS encoding type II/IV secretion system protein, producing MSKGRSGEFTDILVRKGIVGRDQLQEAQAVQKSTGAKLADALVKLGYCSSNDVITAMAEHHGLQAINLDEVTVPAAVVELVPESVARENVVLPLSSENGMLKIIMSDPMDLDTIQKLTFILNKDIQPVLAAREQIVEAINRYYGQSETESVDSMLAEFTDTAIDTTETEAQAAAADTNESDAPIVKLVNLMIQEAVQLRASDIHVEPFADRIRVRYRIDGVLVERDSPPKRLLPAMMSRIKIMGSIDISEKRRPQDGRIKFHMAGKNYDLRVSIIPTNHGQGACLRILDRANIQVNIRDLGFSEEDYTKFQQIIKRPNGIFLVTGPTGSGKTTTLYSALNELNRPDRKIITAEDPVEYYLPGINQVEVKHSIGLNFARIIRAMLRQAPNIILVGEIRDVETAEIAIQASLTGHLVFSTLHTNDAPSAITRLIDVGVQPFLVASSLIAVMAQRLVRVICPKCKEPDMPTKAELQAGGITPDQAAKATFMRGRGCANCNHTGYRGRKGIFEMMKMNGAIREMTFKRESSTVLRRQARLGGMRTLLEDGVLKAMRGMTTLEEVLSTCHHEG from the coding sequence ATGAGCAAAGGTCGTAGCGGAGAATTTACCGACATCCTCGTAAGAAAAGGGATCGTCGGTCGTGATCAATTGCAGGAAGCTCAGGCAGTTCAGAAATCTACGGGTGCAAAACTCGCCGATGCTTTAGTGAAGCTCGGATACTGTTCGTCCAATGATGTAATCACCGCTATGGCTGAACATCATGGATTGCAGGCAATCAATCTGGATGAAGTTACTGTACCCGCAGCAGTGGTAGAATTGGTTCCAGAATCAGTGGCTCGTGAAAACGTTGTACTGCCATTATCATCAGAAAATGGCATGCTCAAGATCATCATGAGCGACCCGATGGATCTGGACACTATCCAGAAACTCACATTCATATTGAATAAGGATATCCAGCCAGTCCTGGCGGCTCGTGAACAGATTGTCGAAGCCATCAATCGGTATTACGGCCAGTCTGAAACAGAATCAGTTGATTCGATGCTGGCGGAATTTACTGATACAGCCATTGATACTACCGAAACGGAAGCTCAGGCCGCTGCTGCAGATACCAATGAATCAGACGCTCCAATTGTGAAACTCGTTAACCTGATGATCCAGGAAGCTGTTCAATTGCGAGCTTCGGATATCCATGTAGAACCCTTCGCGGATCGAATTCGTGTCAGATACCGTATTGATGGTGTACTGGTTGAGCGAGACAGTCCTCCCAAACGCCTGCTTCCCGCCATGATGAGCCGCATCAAGATCATGGGAAGCATTGATATCAGCGAGAAACGTCGGCCTCAGGATGGCCGCATCAAGTTTCATATGGCTGGCAAGAATTATGATCTGCGCGTCAGCATCATTCCTACCAATCATGGACAGGGGGCATGTTTACGTATCCTGGATCGCGCCAATATTCAGGTGAACATTCGAGATTTGGGCTTTTCGGAAGAAGACTACACTAAGTTCCAGCAGATTATTAAGCGACCTAACGGCATCTTCCTGGTTACAGGTCCAACAGGATCTGGAAAGACGACAACTCTGTATTCAGCCTTGAACGAACTGAATCGACCTGATCGAAAAATCATTACGGCAGAAGACCCAGTTGAATACTATCTGCCTGGTATTAATCAGGTAGAAGTAAAGCACTCGATCGGACTTAATTTTGCACGAATTATTCGTGCTATGTTGCGGCAGGCACCCAACATTATTCTCGTCGGTGAAATCCGCGATGTGGAAACTGCGGAAATCGCTATCCAGGCATCATTAACTGGTCACTTGGTGTTTAGCACCCTTCATACCAACGATGCACCCAGCGCCATCACACGTTTGATCGACGTTGGCGTTCAGCCCTTCTTGGTCGCTTCGAGTTTGATTGCTGTTATGGCTCAGCGATTGGTAAGAGTCATTTGTCCGAAATGTAAGGAACCGGACATGCCAACCAAGGCTGAGTTACAAGCAGGGGGTATTACTCCAGATCAGGCAGCGAAAGCTACATTTATGAGAGGACGTGGTTGTGCCAATTGCAACCATACCGGTTATAGGGGACGTAAGGGAATCTTTGAAATGATGAAAATGAATGGTGCAATCCGCGAGATGACTTTTAAAAGAGAGTCATCAACTGTACTGCGTCGTCAAGCTCGATTAGGGGGCATGAGAACATTGCTGGAAGATGGTGTTCTCAAAGCTATGCGCGGAATGACCACCTTGGAAGAGGTGCTAAGCACTTGCCATCATGAAGGATGA
- a CDS encoding type IV pilus twitching motility protein PilT codes for MQNVLMEKLLETVFSVKASDLHIAVGQPPVLRVNGRLRRLEAKLLEPDDTTALMKSITPDRCQQELQERGGTDFGFAYGDKCRFRVAVFKQKGSIGIVCRRIPSQFLTFEQLRMPDAIRRLITRPRGLLLVTGPTGSGKTTSLASMINFLNDNYDKHIITVEDPIEYYHTHKKSTVNQREIGVDVPGFAEALKRALRMDPDVILVGEMRDLETIHAALEAAETGHLVFGTLHTSGAASTINRIVDVFPKEQQDQIRTQLSTALIGVLSQALLPKKPDGLVAAYEMMVVTPAIQNLIRENKVYRIDSSIQTGRKHGMFLLDESLFRLWKEGICEKEEVLQRSSRPAELAAKIALAERGQLEDEEEEEDEEEEYEDEDEDEEDEE; via the coding sequence TTGCAGAATGTACTCATGGAAAAATTGCTGGAGACGGTATTTTCCGTCAAAGCGAGCGATTTACATATTGCAGTCGGTCAGCCGCCTGTATTAAGGGTCAACGGCCGTTTGCGTCGTCTCGAAGCGAAATTATTAGAACCTGACGATACTACTGCATTAATGAAAAGTATTACGCCTGATCGCTGCCAACAGGAATTGCAGGAGCGGGGTGGTACTGACTTTGGTTTTGCTTATGGCGATAAATGCCGTTTCCGAGTAGCGGTCTTCAAGCAAAAGGGAAGCATTGGTATTGTCTGCCGTAGAATTCCCAGTCAGTTTTTGACCTTTGAACAGCTTCGCATGCCGGATGCCATCCGCAGGCTGATTACCAGGCCTCGTGGTCTCTTGCTGGTTACTGGTCCGACCGGTTCGGGTAAAACAACCAGCCTTGCATCTATGATTAACTTTCTCAATGACAATTACGACAAGCACATCATTACCGTTGAAGATCCGATCGAGTATTATCACACACACAAGAAATCAACGGTAAATCAGCGTGAGATTGGCGTGGATGTTCCAGGCTTTGCTGAAGCGCTTAAACGCGCCTTGCGTATGGACCCCGATGTGATCCTCGTAGGTGAAATGCGTGATCTCGAAACGATTCATGCTGCATTGGAAGCTGCTGAAACCGGGCATTTGGTGTTCGGAACCCTTCATACCAGCGGTGCTGCAAGCACTATTAATCGAATCGTCGATGTGTTTCCCAAGGAGCAGCAGGATCAGATTAGAACTCAGCTTTCCACTGCACTCATTGGTGTGCTTTCCCAGGCGCTGCTACCTAAGAAGCCAGATGGCCTGGTGGCTGCTTACGAGATGATGGTAGTGACACCTGCTATTCAGAATCTCATTCGAGAAAACAAAGTTTACCGTATCGATTCAAGTATTCAGACGGGCCGTAAGCACGGCATGTTCCTTCTGGATGAAAGCTTGTTCCGTCTCTGGAAGGAAGGGATTTGCGAAAAGGAGGAAGTTCTGCAGCGGTCATCCAGACCGGCAGAACTCGCAGCCAAAATTGCCTTGGCAGAACGTGGCCAGTTGGAAGACGAAGAAGAAGAAGAGGATGAGGAAGAGGAGTACGAGGATGAAGATGAGGACGAGGAGGATGAAGAATAA
- the tadA gene encoding Flp pilus assembly complex ATPase component TadA produces MSGQPNQPQKPSTPPTGATRPAPNAPKPAAPGAKPAQPAARGAVPPAKPGAVPGKPGTPAGKTPPKPVATGKGPAKPPPPAKKTGLASSGGRKKLGQILIDLGLLEEDQLWEVLNEARDNAQLLGQAALSRGLVTEEQLYQALAEQFGMKLINLSETKFQQEAIEKVPETMATVYKVVPISLKDGVLTVALGDPNQLPALDDLRNFIGVKEVQAMLSSPKALAEAQIRCYAGKQESIVDIIKELEASPELGRLTKESSIDLEALTELQDAAPVRKLLNMVMLLGIKDRASDIHFEPFEDEYKMRYRCDGVLYEMVPPPRHLSMAISSRIKVMSNLDIAERRLPQDGRIELNVGGNQVDMRVSVLPTMFGESVVIRVLDRTVVQLDLDKIGMEEDMLAEFRKLIKKPNGIILITGPTGAGKTTTLYSALNELNDITEKIITTEDPVEYDIDGIVQIPINSEIDVTFANALRAILRHDPDKILVGEIRDLETAQIAVQASLTGHIVFSTLHTNDAASSVTRLRDMGLEPYLITATVEGIMAQRLVRKICIDCRTEYEPSPEQLMELGLHPNDAKGISFFYGRGCDRCNNTGYRGRSGIYEFLPINDEIRDLIMANASSEEITVCGKKYGMSTLREAGLRALNRGLTTIDEVARETVTDDS; encoded by the coding sequence ATGTCAGGTCAGCCCAACCAGCCGCAGAAGCCTTCAACCCCTCCGACGGGTGCTACTCGCCCTGCGCCCAATGCACCCAAACCTGCTGCACCTGGTGCAAAGCCGGCACAACCTGCAGCTCGTGGTGCTGTCCCTCCTGCCAAGCCGGGAGCAGTTCCAGGCAAGCCTGGAACACCTGCAGGAAAAACACCCCCCAAACCAGTTGCAACCGGCAAAGGCCCAGCTAAGCCGCCACCTCCAGCTAAGAAAACAGGCCTGGCTTCCAGTGGCGGACGCAAGAAACTGGGACAAATCCTCATTGATCTAGGTCTACTGGAAGAAGATCAGCTATGGGAAGTCCTCAACGAAGCCCGCGACAATGCTCAACTACTGGGGCAGGCCGCACTTTCCCGTGGACTGGTAACTGAAGAGCAGTTGTACCAGGCTTTGGCTGAACAGTTTGGAATGAAGCTGATCAACCTGAGTGAAACGAAGTTTCAGCAGGAAGCAATCGAAAAAGTACCCGAAACGATGGCCACGGTGTATAAGGTCGTGCCCATCTCGCTGAAAGACGGCGTTTTGACTGTTGCCCTGGGTGATCCAAATCAACTGCCTGCTCTCGATGATTTGCGTAATTTCATCGGTGTCAAGGAAGTGCAAGCCATGCTTTCCTCGCCAAAGGCATTGGCGGAGGCACAGATTCGTTGCTATGCAGGCAAGCAGGAAAGCATTGTTGACATCATCAAGGAACTGGAAGCTAGCCCGGAACTGGGCAGGCTTACCAAAGAATCCTCGATCGATCTCGAAGCCCTCACCGAACTCCAGGACGCGGCACCTGTTCGTAAGTTGCTGAACATGGTGATGTTGCTCGGCATTAAGGATCGCGCTTCCGATATCCATTTCGAGCCGTTTGAAGACGAATACAAAATGCGCTATCGCTGCGATGGTGTGCTCTACGAAATGGTTCCGCCACCACGCCATCTTTCCATGGCGATCAGCAGCCGTATCAAGGTCATGTCCAATCTGGATATTGCTGAACGCCGTCTGCCTCAGGATGGCCGTATCGAACTGAATGTGGGTGGTAACCAGGTGGACATGCGTGTCTCGGTGCTTCCCACTATGTTTGGGGAAAGTGTCGTCATCCGCGTGTTGGATCGCACCGTAGTGCAGCTTGATCTCGATAAGATCGGCATGGAAGAAGACATGCTGGCGGAATTCCGCAAGCTGATCAAGAAGCCCAATGGAATCATTTTGATTACCGGACCAACGGGTGCAGGCAAAACTACCACTTTATACTCAGCACTCAATGAACTGAACGATATCACTGAAAAGATCATCACTACCGAAGACCCCGTCGAATATGACATCGATGGCATCGTGCAGATTCCCATCAATTCTGAAATTGATGTGACCTTCGCCAATGCTTTGAGAGCCATTCTCAGGCACGATCCAGACAAAATCCTCGTAGGAGAAATTCGCGATCTGGAGACAGCTCAGATCGCTGTGCAGGCATCCCTGACTGGGCACATCGTGTTCAGCACACTCCATACTAATGATGCAGCCAGTTCAGTTACCCGATTGCGGGATATGGGACTGGAGCCCTACCTCATCACCGCTACGGTTGAAGGCATCATGGCACAGCGATTGGTACGCAAGATCTGCATCGATTGTCGTACCGAGTATGAGCCATCACCAGAACAACTCATGGAACTTGGCCTGCACCCCAATGACGCCAAGGGAATCTCGTTCTTCTATGGCAGAGGATGTGATCGCTGCAATAACACCGGTTATCGCGGTCGTTCAGGCATCTACGAATTCCTGCCCATCAATGACGAAATCCGCGACTTGATCATGGCCAATGCTTCTTCGGAAGAGATCACGGTCTGCGGCAAGAAATATGGAATGAGCACACTGCGCGAAGCGGGTCTGCGTGCTCTCAATCGTGGATTGACCACGATTGACGAAGTCGCCCGCGAAACGGTAACCGATGATAGTTAG
- a CDS encoding type II secretion system F family protein: protein MPTYKFEAMSSQGEEVKDTIDAATEEEAQQKIKQMGYFVTRIQEAGGQKKGAAKKKKATGKKRKTFVIGGVSTKMLCTFTRQFSTLQDAGLPVLRSLKILEGQLKPSALKNALIDVVDDVESGSTLSEAFARHPKCFDRLYVNMLKAGEAGGALEVILQRLADFKEKAQSLKRKIIGAMVYPIVVILVAVAILSFILIYIIPKFKKIFADFQMKLPAITELLLDISDFVQHNWYVFPLILIGIWLFIKLVCLFKKGRYVWDWIKLHIPIVGGIIEKTIIARTTRTLGTLVSSGVPILEALSIVKETCNNAVFEYMYQRVYESIREGETIAAPMKESRLVDDMVVNMIDVGEETGELDKMLYKIAEVYEEEVDVLVESLISLLEPLMVVFLGVCVGFIVVALFMPMLAILEKLGGGGK, encoded by the coding sequence ATGCCGACCTATAAATTCGAAGCGATGTCTTCTCAGGGCGAGGAAGTCAAGGATACCATTGACGCCGCAACTGAGGAAGAAGCGCAACAGAAAATCAAGCAGATGGGCTACTTCGTCACCCGCATCCAGGAAGCGGGTGGACAGAAGAAAGGCGCTGCCAAGAAGAAGAAAGCTACCGGCAAGAAACGCAAGACCTTCGTGATCGGTGGCGTTTCTACCAAAATGCTTTGCACCTTCACCCGGCAGTTCTCCACCCTCCAGGATGCCGGTCTTCCCGTACTTCGCTCTCTGAAAATTCTCGAAGGCCAGCTCAAGCCCAGCGCCCTGAAAAACGCTCTCATCGATGTCGTCGATGACGTCGAATCAGGCTCTACGCTGAGTGAAGCGTTTGCCCGGCATCCCAAGTGCTTTGATCGCCTGTATGTCAATATGCTCAAGGCGGGGGAAGCGGGTGGTGCCCTCGAAGTCATCCTGCAGCGTCTGGCCGATTTCAAGGAAAAGGCTCAGTCGCTCAAACGCAAGATCATCGGCGCCATGGTCTACCCGATCGTGGTCATCCTGGTGGCCGTCGCCATCTTGAGCTTCATCCTGATTTACATCATTCCGAAGTTCAAGAAGATCTTTGCCGACTTCCAGATGAAGCTGCCTGCCATCACCGAACTGCTTCTCGATATCTCCGATTTCGTGCAGCACAACTGGTACGTCTTCCCGCTGATATTGATAGGCATCTGGCTCTTCATCAAGCTGGTCTGCCTGTTCAAGAAGGGGCGGTATGTGTGGGACTGGATCAAGCTCCACATTCCCATCGTCGGAGGTATCATCGAGAAAACGATTATTGCCCGAACGACGCGAACGCTCGGTACCCTGGTGAGTTCCGGCGTGCCTATTCTTGAAGCTCTGTCGATTGTGAAAGAGACCTGCAATAACGCAGTCTTCGAGTACATGTATCAGCGTGTCTATGAATCGATCCGTGAAGGTGAAACGATTGCAGCGCCCATGAAAGAAAGCCGCCTGGTCGACGATATGGTCGTCAACATGATCGACGTCGGCGAGGAGACAGGCGAACTCGACAAGATGCTCTACAAGATTGCTGAAGTCTACGAAGAAGAAGTCGACGTTCTGGTGGAAAGCTTGATCAGCTTGCTCGAACCGCTGATGGTCGTGTTCCTCGGAGTCTGCGTCGGCTTCATCGTGGTCGCCCTCTTCATGCCGATGCTCGCCATCCTGGAGAAACTGGGCGGCGGCGGTAAATAG
- a CDS encoding prepilin-type N-terminal cleavage/methylation domain-containing protein — protein sequence MSSAKQKGFTLVELLVVIAIIAILMALSLGVISKVYLAIDEMRTGSDIEKLSESCNLFKSTFGRYPPSKIILCENPAHYSWLITNGTNGLSQIATYSSEYLSNVFPGSLTTGNHIDWTGLLPGLNTTPTSSGTPTPGPSNGSRFFVLEGHECLVFFLGGIRPNSGSGPRSLAGFNTDKSRPCVMSTGQRLGPFYEFDAGRLKDTTNPFSLGQFQAYDDHYGKPYAYFAARTPGMNNYIHPGCPLLVGQPALTIQHMSDCYTLTLNYVPLWKNVVVNPPLPPTGITYHKADTYQIVSAGKDKLYGCGGRWNQADPETSDFMYMNWPTPSVAATPIEDRQYVYDNITNVSNGRVVPK from the coding sequence ATGTCCAGTGCCAAACAAAAAGGCTTCACTCTGGTGGAACTCTTGGTGGTCATTGCCATCATCGCCATTCTGATGGCGCTTTCACTGGGTGTTATCAGCAAGGTTTACCTTGCCATCGATGAGATGCGAACAGGCAGCGATATCGAAAAGCTCAGCGAATCGTGCAATTTGTTTAAGAGTACGTTTGGTCGGTATCCTCCGAGCAAGATCATTCTGTGCGAGAATCCTGCACATTATTCCTGGCTGATAACAAATGGCACAAACGGATTATCTCAGATTGCGACATATTCTTCAGAATATCTGAGTAATGTGTTCCCAGGTTCTCTTACGACAGGTAATCATATTGATTGGACCGGATTGTTACCCGGACTTAACACCACGCCAACCTCAAGTGGAACACCAACTCCAGGACCGTCGAACGGTTCTAGATTTTTTGTTCTTGAAGGTCATGAATGTTTAGTGTTCTTCCTGGGTGGAATCCGTCCGAACTCCGGTTCGGGGCCACGTTCTTTAGCAGGTTTCAATACTGATAAGAGCCGGCCATGCGTTATGTCCACAGGCCAGCGCTTGGGGCCATTTTACGAGTTCGATGCTGGTCGCCTGAAGGATACTACAAATCCATTCAGTCTAGGCCAATTCCAAGCCTATGACGATCACTATGGCAAACCCTACGCCTACTTTGCAGCGCGTACCCCAGGGATGAACAACTATATTCATCCGGGCTGTCCTTTGTTGGTTGGTCAGCCTGCATTGACCATTCAACACATGTCAGATTGCTACACTCTTACTTTGAACTATGTACCACTTTGGAAGAATGTTGTTGTAAACCCACCGCTTCCTCCAACGGGCATTACCTACCACAAGGCTGATACTTACCAGATTGTGTCTGCCGGCAAAGACAAACTTTACGGCTGTGGAGGTCGCTGGAACCAGGCAGATCCCGAAACCAGCGATTTTATGTACATGAACTGGCCAACTCCTAGCGTTGCTGCCACTCCAATCGAGGATAGGCAATACGTCTACGACAACATCACTAACGTGAGCAACGGCCGCGTGGTGCCCAAGTAA
- a CDS encoding prepilin-type N-terminal cleavage/methylation domain-containing protein, which produces MRPIPSQNRRSGFTLIELIVVMTIIVVIASLTLGVVSKGFGWVKQKNTEQTMTKVMQRLQNRLMANIQKEVDDWSVNSPVYQQAEFNVTRDKVLKIKYLTKWHFPMTYAEAFHNVQESRVLYGPLGYAPAVAILNKLRRGATFIPDPFSVPFANLLNDAAIPAGPYWPGGTIPAAQVPSQNAACLLAIFETSFGSSGDELTSNEIFVDSSVTSGDTNPRMTDAWGTPLMFLRYGNLSPTCTLGMVGAVNPLTALFADTGTLTLPFNYSATPPNQWNLNLATRTLVIRAHNVFPDMQARLGGAGSLPGKDPDDPEATLVTGRFFTGVDTYYPFPSPAVAGVGWLLSPPCRWLSPSVAGLTNGTYFQSTFGYSLPIGFPNNAARNYSIYAPLVIISAGGDKLWNTWDDNLDSYRLKVNTSGQQ; this is translated from the coding sequence ATGCGACCGATCCCAAGCCAGAACCGACGCAGTGGCTTCACACTGATCGAACTGATCGTGGTGATGACGATCATCGTCGTAATCGCCTCCCTCACCCTGGGCGTGGTCAGCAAGGGCTTCGGCTGGGTCAAGCAGAAGAACACTGAACAGACGATGACGAAAGTCATGCAGCGATTACAGAATCGTTTAATGGCAAACATTCAAAAAGAAGTAGATGACTGGAGTGTGAATTCACCGGTCTATCAGCAAGCTGAGTTTAATGTTACTCGCGATAAGGTTTTGAAGATTAAGTATTTGACTAAATGGCACTTTCCAATGACCTATGCAGAGGCTTTCCACAATGTACAGGAAAGTCGTGTACTTTATGGGCCTTTGGGGTACGCTCCTGCAGTTGCAATTCTTAATAAATTACGACGCGGGGCAACCTTTATTCCTGATCCATTCTCAGTTCCATTTGCAAATCTATTAAACGATGCTGCAATACCAGCCGGACCCTATTGGCCCGGCGGGACAATTCCGGCCGCACAAGTCCCAAGCCAGAATGCAGCATGTCTGCTTGCAATTTTTGAAACAAGCTTTGGTAGTTCGGGCGATGAATTAACCTCAAACGAAATCTTTGTGGATAGTAGCGTTACATCAGGTGATACCAATCCAAGAATGACCGATGCATGGGGTACCCCCCTAATGTTTTTACGCTATGGCAATCTTTCACCTACTTGCACATTGGGAATGGTTGGAGCGGTTAATCCACTAACAGCACTTTTCGCTGATACTGGAACGCTCACATTGCCATTTAATTACTCAGCTACGCCACCAAACCAATGGAACTTGAACCTTGCAACTCGAACTTTAGTTATTAGGGCGCATAACGTATTTCCCGATATGCAAGCCAGGCTTGGTGGTGCTGGATCTCTTCCCGGTAAAGATCCAGATGATCCTGAAGCAACGTTAGTTACGGGGAGGTTTTTCACTGGAGTAGATACATATTACCCATTCCCTTCGCCAGCAGTTGCAGGTGTAGGTTGGTTATTATCACCTCCATGCCGATGGCTATCACCCTCAGTAGCAGGATTAACCAACGGGACGTATTTCCAAAGTACATTTGGGTATTCTCTCCCAATTGGTTTTCCAAATAACGCGGCTCGAAATTACTCAATCTATGCCCCACTGGTCATCATCTCTGCAGGCGGTGACAAATTGTGGAATACATGGGACGACAACCTCGATAGTTATCGTCTTAAGGTCAATACCAGTGGTCAACAGTAA
- a CDS encoding prepilin-type N-terminal cleavage/methylation domain-containing protein, translating to MNKTANRNGFTLVEILIVVGIIVLVAAIFVPVILNLTDRNQVPKGASLLENALSIAKTKAVELKRPYGVRLLAAANNTRATASGSMMAWYNQLQFIENPPEYSERWVWTSVGESSTMFIPFWNTRFADPTSPPAGVDSINAPNLSVSLPTIPAAIRNQLQLTFGGGPAPPNPVYNYRRHVLFSPIVTSTGWFGNANINRFSAATNFQYNDGSPDLVFAGDYIELNGTGQIYKIIFVSTGTFLLPITPLPGNNAANARVHYLILDRPLPNEIVTPLNGQSNFRIVRSPRVVANIPTIDLPQDVVIDANPSFLVGGVKNPVDVSGNIFMSGVGNGNAVPSAIGSGITTSEITGLTTVTAAQAAPMFIDILFSPTGEVLPTSQTNGLVAPQGQNATFSVGASGLIALWVHQRGDPNLWAARQITAAQGNADNQALVAINTRTGFIGSYPINLTPGPSGVDPLYNARAGKVRISADTGP from the coding sequence ATGAATAAGACCGCAAATCGCAATGGCTTTACCCTGGTTGAGATACTCATCGTCGTGGGTATCATCGTACTGGTGGCTGCCATCTTTGTGCCGGTGATTTTGAACCTTACTGATCGCAATCAGGTACCCAAGGGCGCCAGCCTGCTGGAAAATGCATTGTCCATTGCCAAGACAAAAGCAGTTGAATTGAAACGCCCGTACGGTGTTCGACTATTGGCAGCTGCGAATAATACCAGAGCAACTGCATCTGGGAGCATGATGGCCTGGTATAATCAACTGCAGTTTATTGAAAATCCACCTGAGTATTCAGAACGATGGGTTTGGACAAGTGTAGGCGAATCAAGCACAATGTTTATTCCATTTTGGAATACCAGATTCGCAGATCCTACATCTCCGCCTGCTGGTGTTGATTCGATCAACGCACCAAACTTAAGTGTCTCCTTACCAACTATTCCAGCTGCTATTCGAAATCAATTACAACTAACCTTTGGTGGCGGTCCCGCTCCACCCAATCCAGTCTATAACTATCGCAGACATGTATTGTTTTCACCAATAGTTACATCGACTGGTTGGTTTGGGAACGCCAATATAAATCGTTTTTCAGCGGCAACAAACTTTCAATACAACGATGGATCACCCGATCTGGTTTTTGCTGGCGATTACATTGAATTAAACGGTACTGGCCAAATCTACAAGATCATATTCGTAAGTACGGGGACTTTTCTACTTCCAATTACACCACTGCCTGGCAATAACGCAGCAAATGCTCGAGTCCACTACTTGATTTTGGATCGTCCATTACCAAATGAGATCGTTACTCCACTTAACGGACAAAGCAACTTTCGAATTGTACGGTCGCCACGAGTGGTTGCGAATATCCCCACCATTGATCTTCCACAAGATGTAGTTATTGATGCGAATCCTAGTTTTCTGGTTGGTGGGGTGAAGAATCCCGTAGATGTAAGCGGGAATATCTTCATGAGCGGTGTCGGTAATGGAAATGCAGTACCCAGTGCTATCGGTTCTGGAATAACTACATCCGAGATTACCGGACTGACAACAGTTACTGCTGCTCAAGCTGCACCTATGTTTATTGATATTTTGTTTTCGCCAACTGGAGAAGTACTTCCTACTTCTCAAACAAACGGTCTAGTTGCTCCGCAGGGGCAAAACGCAACTTTCTCCGTCGGTGCCTCTGGTCTGATTGCTCTCTGGGTGCATCAGCGGGGTGATCCGAACTTGTGGGCGGCCCGGCAGATTACTGCTGCCCAGGGCAATGCCGACAACCAGGCTCTGGTTGCCATCAATACTCGTACTGGATTCATTGGTTCCTATCCGATTAATCTCACGCCTGGCCCCAGCGGAGTAGACCCACTCTACAACGCTCGTGCCGGCAAAGTAAGAATCTCAGCGGATACGGGACCGTAG